Proteins from one Deinococcus sp. AB2017081 genomic window:
- a CDS encoding response regulator, which yields MTTPAAPIRTLIVEDDPQIAALHTRWLHDAGGFDVLGFAETIRIARAMTATLRPALLLLDVQLPDGRGLELLRELRVAGARIDAILVTAASDTASVQDALIHGAADYLVKPVTPPRFRQALERARERAALWAQPDVRQGDLDALLGTPAPAASGLDAETLQRVRAALRSGPPRTAAELGAGLGLSRVTAWRYLEHLVESGEATVETDAGGVGRPAKRYRRA from the coding sequence GTGACGACCCCCGCGGCCCCCATCCGGACGCTGATCGTCGAGGACGACCCGCAGATCGCGGCGCTGCACACCCGCTGGCTGCACGACGCCGGGGGCTTCGACGTGCTGGGCTTCGCCGAGACGATCCGGATCGCGCGCGCCATGACCGCCACCCTGCGCCCGGCGCTGCTGCTGCTCGACGTGCAGCTCCCCGACGGCCGCGGCCTGGAACTGCTGCGCGAGCTGCGCGTGGCGGGCGCGCGGATCGACGCGATCCTGGTCACGGCGGCGAGCGACACCGCGAGCGTGCAGGACGCCCTGATCCACGGCGCGGCCGACTACCTCGTCAAGCCGGTCACGCCACCGCGCTTCCGGCAGGCGCTGGAGCGTGCCCGCGAGCGCGCCGCCCTGTGGGCGCAGCCGGACGTGCGCCAGGGCGACCTCGACGCCCTTCTGGGCACCCCGGCCCCCGCGGCGAGCGGCCTGGACGCCGAGACCCTGCAGCGCGTGCGGGCAGCGCTGCGCAGCGGCCCGCCGCGCACGGCCGCCGAACTCGGGGCGGGCCTGGGCCTCAGCCGCGTGACCGCGTGGCGCTACCTCGAACACCTCGTCGAGAGCGGCGAGGCCACCGTGGAGACGGACGCGGGCGGGGTGGGCCGCCCGGCCAAGCGCTACCGCCGCGCGTAG
- the lpdA gene encoding dihydrolipoyl dehydrogenase, giving the protein MDSYDVLVIGGGPAGYVAAIRAAQLGFKTACVDAFERNGKASLGGTCLNVGCIPSKAMLDSSEKFEMITHEAAEHGIQVSGASVDVAKMLARKAGVVDKLTGGVAYLFKKNKITSFFGYGKLLRQDGEEWVVDAAGTEVKARHVIVATGSNPRALPLAPFGGHVVENSGALEFTAVPQQLGVIGAGVIGLELGSVWRRLGAQVTVLEALPGFLMAADDGLAKEALKQFQKQGLDFHFGVNITKVEQDDSGVSVTYTEKDAEVTARFDKLIVSIGRVPNTNGLGADAVGLALDERGFVKVDGHYRTNLPNVYAIGDVIGGAMLAHKAEEEGVALAEMIAGQAGHVNYDVIPWVIYTSPEIAWAGLSEKQAKEKGLTVKTGQFPFSANGRALGHGDPRGFVKVVADAQSDRILGVHMIGSGVSELIGEVVAIMEFGGSAEDLARTVHAHPTLSEVVKEAALATDKRSLHM; this is encoded by the coding sequence ATGGATTCCTATGACGTTCTGGTGATCGGCGGCGGCCCGGCGGGGTACGTCGCAGCGATTCGTGCGGCCCAGCTGGGCTTCAAGACCGCGTGCGTGGACGCCTTCGAGCGGAACGGCAAGGCCAGTCTGGGCGGCACGTGCCTGAACGTCGGGTGCATTCCCAGCAAGGCGATGCTGGACTCCAGCGAGAAGTTCGAGATGATCACGCACGAGGCCGCCGAGCACGGCATTCAGGTCTCGGGCGCGTCCGTGGATGTGGCGAAGATGCTGGCCCGCAAGGCCGGAGTCGTGGACAAGCTCACGGGCGGCGTGGCGTACCTGTTCAAGAAGAACAAGATCACGTCCTTCTTCGGCTATGGCAAGCTGCTGCGCCAGGACGGCGAGGAGTGGGTCGTGGACGCCGCCGGCACGGAAGTGAAGGCCAGGCACGTGATCGTCGCGACGGGCAGCAACCCGCGCGCGCTGCCGCTCGCACCCTTCGGCGGGCACGTCGTGGAGAACAGCGGCGCGCTGGAGTTCACGGCCGTCCCGCAACAGCTCGGCGTGATCGGCGCGGGCGTGATCGGCCTGGAGCTCGGCAGCGTGTGGCGTCGCCTGGGCGCACAGGTCACAGTGCTGGAGGCCCTGCCGGGCTTCCTGATGGCCGCCGACGACGGCCTGGCCAAGGAGGCCCTCAAGCAGTTCCAGAAGCAGGGCCTGGACTTCCACTTCGGCGTGAACATCACCAAGGTCGAGCAGGACGACTCCGGCGTGAGCGTGACCTACACCGAGAAGGATGCCGAGGTCACCGCCCGCTTCGACAAGCTGATCGTGTCGATCGGCCGCGTGCCGAACACGAACGGCCTGGGAGCCGACGCCGTGGGCCTCGCGCTCGACGAGCGCGGCTTCGTGAAGGTGGACGGCCACTACCGCACCAACCTGCCGAACGTGTACGCCATCGGCGACGTGATCGGCGGCGCGATGCTGGCGCACAAGGCCGAGGAGGAGGGCGTGGCCCTCGCCGAGATGATCGCCGGGCAGGCCGGGCACGTGAACTACGACGTGATCCCCTGGGTGATCTACACCAGCCCCGAGATCGCGTGGGCGGGCCTGAGCGAGAAGCAGGCCAAAGAGAAGGGCCTGACGGTGAAGACCGGACAGTTCCCCTTCAGCGCGAACGGCCGCGCGCTCGGCCACGGCGACCCGCGCGGCTTCGTGAAGGTCGTCGCCGACGCGCAGAGTGACCGGATCCTGGGCGTCCACATGATCGGCAGCGGCGTGTCCGAACTCATCGGCGAGGTCGTCGCCATCATGGAATTCGGCGGCAGCGCCGAGGATCTCGCCCGCACCGTCCACGCGCACCCGACCCTCAGTGAAGTCGTGAAGGAAGCCGCGCTGGCGACGGACAAGCGTTCGCTGCACATGTAA
- a CDS encoding NAD-dependent malic enzyme has protein sequence MPKAPPVSRYYDVSRDAHGQRFIDVHVTGLALLQNPLLNKTTAFTRQERRDLGLEGLIPPHVSTFDEQKERTYRRYLGCGSDLEKHEYLRALQDRNEVLFYGVLEDHLEEMLPIIYTPTVGEAVKTYSSNYRYPRGFAVSTEDIDRIDEMLENVSVNDVRMIVATDSSAILGLGDQGFGGMAISIGKLSLYTAAGGVGPDKTLPVELDVGTNRQDLIDDPLYLGVHHPRLTGAEYDEFLDTFVEGVAHRYPKAIIQWEDFARGTAFRVLERYRRVIPSFNDDIQGTGAMALAGLTCAARMKGEAMTEQVFVVVGAGAAGIGVAQAIRQGLVAGGLSDADAGARVYVVDRHGLLMHGQPDLEAQQLPFARTPESLSGWTYAGTYPTLHEVVVNARATALLGFTGVPGLFRQETVEAMLDATPRPIVFPLSNPSSHVEARPADVIAWTRGGAIIASGSPFPDVEYGGARHPVGQGNNAFIFPGLGFGAVTARAREITDAMIMAAARTLADYTQERHPGHVYPPISELREISIRIAVAVARQAVTDGVCAQRSIRGLNDEQLEAAIRERAWLPQYLPLHRAADARE, from the coding sequence ATGCCCAAAGCTCCCCCCGTCTCGCGGTACTACGACGTCAGCCGTGACGCGCACGGCCAGCGCTTCATCGATGTGCACGTCACCGGTCTGGCCCTGCTGCAGAACCCGCTGCTGAACAAGACGACGGCCTTCACCCGCCAGGAGCGCCGCGACCTGGGCCTGGAGGGCCTGATCCCGCCGCACGTGAGCACCTTCGACGAGCAGAAGGAGCGCACATACCGCCGCTATCTCGGCTGCGGCAGCGACCTCGAGAAGCACGAGTACCTGCGCGCCCTGCAGGACAGGAACGAGGTGCTGTTCTACGGCGTGCTGGAGGATCACCTCGAGGAGATGCTTCCGATCATCTACACGCCGACCGTGGGCGAGGCCGTCAAGACGTACTCCAGCAACTACCGCTATCCGCGCGGCTTCGCGGTGAGCACCGAGGATATCGACCGCATCGACGAGATGCTGGAGAACGTGTCCGTGAACGACGTGCGCATGATCGTCGCGACCGACTCCAGCGCGATCCTGGGCCTGGGCGACCAGGGCTTCGGGGGCATGGCGATCTCGATCGGGAAGCTCTCGCTGTACACCGCGGCGGGCGGCGTGGGCCCCGACAAGACGCTGCCGGTGGAACTCGACGTGGGCACCAACCGCCAGGATCTGATCGACGACCCGCTGTACCTGGGCGTGCACCACCCGCGCCTGACCGGTGCCGAGTACGACGAGTTCCTCGACACCTTCGTCGAGGGCGTGGCGCACCGCTACCCCAAGGCGATCATCCAGTGGGAGGACTTCGCGCGCGGCACCGCCTTCCGCGTGCTGGAGCGCTACCGCAGGGTCATTCCCAGTTTCAACGACGACATCCAGGGCACCGGCGCGATGGCCCTGGCCGGCCTGACCTGCGCGGCCCGCATGAAGGGCGAGGCCATGACGGAGCAGGTGTTCGTGGTCGTCGGGGCGGGCGCGGCCGGCATCGGCGTGGCGCAGGCGATCCGCCAGGGTCTCGTCGCCGGCGGTCTGAGCGACGCCGACGCCGGGGCGCGTGTGTACGTCGTCGACCGCCACGGCCTGCTGATGCACGGGCAACCCGATCTGGAGGCGCAGCAGCTGCCGTTCGCGCGCACGCCCGAGAGCCTGAGCGGCTGGACGTACGCCGGGACGTACCCCACCCTGCACGAGGTCGTCGTGAACGCCCGCGCGACCGCGCTGCTGGGCTTCACCGGCGTGCCCGGCCTGTTCCGGCAGGAGACGGTGGAGGCCATGCTGGACGCCACCCCCCGGCCGATCGTGTTCCCGCTGAGCAACCCCTCAAGCCACGTGGAGGCCCGCCCCGCCGACGTGATCGCGTGGACGCGCGGCGGCGCGATCATCGCGTCCGGCAGTCCCTTCCCCGACGTGGAATACGGCGGCGCACGGCACCCGGTCGGGCAGGGCAACAACGCCTTCATCTTCCCCGGCCTGGGCTTCGGGGCCGTCACCGCCCGCGCCCGCGAGATCACCGACGCCATGATCATGGCTGCCGCCCGCACCCTGGCCGACTACACGCAGGAACGTCACCCCGGCCACGTCTACCCGCCGATCAGTGAGCTGCGCGAGATCAGCATCCGCATCGCCGTGGCCGTGGCGCGGCAGGCGGTGACGGACGGCGTGTGCGCCCAGCGGAGCATCCGCGGCCTGAACGACGAACAGCTGGAGGCCGCCATCCGCGAGCGCGCGTGGCTCCCGCAGTACCTGCCGCTGCACCGGGCAGCGGACGCGCGGGAGTGA
- a CDS encoding thioesterase family protein: protein MRAIPPEFTQTLEVLVTDDMTVQFGELGAVHPVYATYWLARHFEEAGRKVLLPFLEPGEGAIGSQVDVTHTASALPGMRVTVTATCEHVDGRRVVCRVSAVHELGDDIGHGTTTQVVLPQQRIDATFGALRERWGARHRAEQE from the coding sequence ATGCGAGCCATTCCGCCGGAGTTCACGCAGACGCTGGAAGTCCTCGTCACGGACGACATGACCGTGCAGTTCGGGGAACTCGGAGCGGTGCACCCGGTGTACGCCACGTACTGGCTGGCGCGGCACTTCGAGGAGGCCGGGCGCAAGGTGCTGCTGCCGTTCCTGGAGCCCGGCGAGGGAGCGATCGGCTCGCAGGTGGACGTGACCCACACGGCGTCCGCGCTGCCGGGCATGCGCGTGACCGTGACCGCCACCTGCGAGCACGTGGACGGCCGCCGGGTCGTGTGCCGCGTGAGCGCCGTCCATGAACTCGGGGACGACATCGGGCACGGGACGACCACGCAGGTGGTGCTGCCACAGCAACGGATCGATGCCACCTTCGGAGCGCTGCGGGAACGCTGGGGAGCGCGGCACAGGGCGGAGCAGGAGTAA
- a CDS encoding YihY/virulence factor BrkB family protein, with the protein MKLAAVPSLIWEAYLAFGQDRAPRLAAAIAYYAVFAIAPLLLLAVLVAGRFLSDSAVLDQLFGAGSIIAQNLGTTTADFLRGLIKPETLSRGSTTATALAFVTLFLGATGLFVQIQDALNSLWGADPVPPMNIGQVLVARLKSFVMILAIGVLLIAFLGLNTYLSAIAQRLGDTIGAGAFFVRAGTLLLSTAFLAPVFAAIYKVLPDVKLQWHEVWVGGIFTSTLFNLGQLLIGLYLGQAAPGNVFAGAGALVILLLWIYYSAMIFFFGAEVTWVYSQKFGTHAGGAANVAKKQALAAQGAEISTSPSRQEREALAAQDAPARDARGRVLGVEVPQLPRVLPPVARHGEGRLLPSVRGTIWNAVLAILAIPAVMVLRVLGIAGGRDRKR; encoded by the coding sequence GTGAAGCTCGCTGCCGTGCCGTCCCTGATCTGGGAAGCCTATCTGGCGTTCGGGCAGGATCGTGCGCCCCGCCTGGCCGCCGCCATCGCGTACTACGCGGTCTTTGCCATCGCGCCGCTGCTCCTGCTGGCGGTGCTGGTCGCGGGCCGGTTTCTGTCGGACAGTGCCGTACTCGATCAGCTGTTCGGCGCGGGGAGCATCATTGCCCAGAACCTGGGCACCACCACGGCCGACTTCCTGCGTGGCCTGATCAAGCCCGAGACCCTCAGCCGGGGCAGCACGACCGCCACGGCGCTGGCCTTCGTCACGCTGTTCCTGGGGGCCACGGGGCTATTCGTGCAGATCCAGGACGCGCTGAACTCGCTGTGGGGGGCCGACCCGGTGCCGCCGATGAACATCGGGCAGGTGCTCGTCGCCCGGCTGAAGTCCTTCGTCATGATCCTGGCGATCGGGGTGCTGCTGATCGCGTTCCTGGGCCTGAACACATACCTGTCGGCCATCGCGCAGCGGCTGGGCGACACCATCGGCGCGGGGGCGTTCTTCGTGCGCGCCGGCACGCTGCTGCTCTCGACCGCGTTCCTGGCGCCCGTGTTCGCGGCAATCTACAAGGTGCTGCCCGACGTGAAGCTCCAGTGGCACGAGGTGTGGGTGGGGGGCATCTTCACCTCGACGCTGTTCAACCTGGGGCAGCTCCTGATCGGGCTGTACCTGGGGCAGGCCGCGCCGGGCAACGTGTTCGCCGGGGCAGGGGCGCTGGTGATCCTGCTGCTGTGGATCTACTACTCGGCCATGATCTTCTTCTTCGGGGCCGAGGTCACGTGGGTGTACTCGCAGAAGTTCGGCACCCACGCGGGCGGCGCGGCGAACGTGGCCAAGAAACAGGCGCTGGCCGCCCAGGGGGCAGAGATCAGCACCTCGCCCAGTCGCCAGGAACGCGAGGCGCTGGCGGCACAGGACGCGCCGGCGCGCGACGCGCGGGGCCGGGTGCTGGGGGTGGAAGTGCCCCAGCTGCCGCGGGTGCTGCCCCCAGTCGCCCGCCACGGCGAGGGCCGCCTGCTGCCCAGCGTGCGGGGCACCATCTGGAACGCCGTGCTGGCGATCCTGGCGATTCCTGCCGTCATGGTGCTGCGCGTCCTCGGGATCGCCGGGGGCCGCGACCGGAAGCGCTGA
- the hisA gene encoding 1-(5-phosphoribosyl)-5-[(5-phosphoribosylamino)methylideneamino]imidazole-4-carboxamide isomerase, whose protein sequence is MNASGLPLVIPCVDIQSGRAVRLYEGDPDRETVYFESPLDAARHWVGLGAGLVHLVDLDAATGRGENRDVIRTITQELGVPVEVGGGIRDRRTAEELLLVGVDRVVIGTAAVTRPELVAELVAAHGPERVVVSLDARGLEVATHGWAAGSGVSVAELTPRLADAGLETLIFTDVTRDGTLKGLNRDLMRQVRRLWVNTLIVGGGVANVEDIRLLHEEGIQGAIVGRAIYEGTLPYPVTLH, encoded by the coding sequence ATGAACGCCTCCGGCCTGCCCCTCGTCATCCCGTGCGTGGACATCCAGTCCGGCCGCGCCGTCCGCCTGTACGAGGGCGATCCCGACCGGGAGACGGTGTACTTCGAGTCCCCGCTCGACGCTGCGCGGCACTGGGTGGGCCTGGGGGCGGGGCTGGTGCATCTGGTCGATCTGGACGCCGCGACCGGGCGCGGCGAGAACCGGGACGTCATCCGTACCATCACGCAGGAGCTGGGGGTGCCGGTGGAGGTGGGTGGCGGGATCCGCGACCGCCGTACGGCGGAGGAACTGCTGCTGGTGGGCGTCGACCGGGTCGTGATCGGCACGGCTGCCGTGACCCGCCCGGAACTGGTGGCGGAACTCGTGGCGGCGCACGGCCCCGAGCGCGTGGTGGTCAGCCTGGACGCCCGTGGCCTGGAGGTCGCCACCCACGGCTGGGCGGCGGGCAGCGGCGTCAGCGTCGCCGAACTCACGCCCCGGCTGGCCGATGCGGGCCTGGAGACACTGATCTTCACCGACGTCACGCGGGACGGCACCCTGAAGGGTCTGAACCGCGACCTGATGCGGCAGGTGCGCCGGCTGTGGGTGAACACCCTGATCGTGGGCGGCGGCGTTGCCAACGTGGAGGACATCCGCCTGCTGCACGAGGAAGGCATCCAGGGGGCCATCGTGGGCCGCGCGATCTACGAGGGGACTCTGCCGTACCCGGTCACGCTGCACTGA
- a CDS encoding glycosyltransferase yields the protein MRIGIVTATYSPSRNGVATSTALYARGLRARGHDVRIFAPRHPLMPPAEDGVYRLNTSFAGARALGAPPDYPVMLAPGPVLTSRLPLRDLDVLHTMHPFLAGQLALRWARLSGAPVVYTAHTQYDEYLHYAPVPPRLGRAIIRPHISAFARRVQAVLAPGQAMVDMLREYGYAGHVQVFPNPVELSAFRDVDGAAVRTQYHIPQDAPLIVSVGRLAPEKNLDTLLHAFNVARASRPELRLLVVGDGPSRAGLQQTAPEGVSFSGPLPYAQIPAVLGAADVFLTASTSEVLPMSMIEALAAGVPLVAARSPAALDLIQDGVNGTVRAATPQALADGLLAALEPGTLPAWKTHARKSAAAYDLGSRTAALEDIYRAVIGQKTGRRTVT from the coding sequence GTGCGGATCGGAATCGTCACGGCCACCTACTCCCCCTCGCGCAACGGCGTTGCGACGAGCACGGCCCTGTACGCCCGCGGCCTGCGTGCCCGCGGCCACGACGTCCGGATCTTCGCCCCGCGCCATCCCCTCATGCCGCCCGCCGAGGACGGCGTGTACCGCCTGAACACGTCCTTCGCCGGCGCGCGCGCCCTGGGAGCCCCACCGGACTACCCCGTCATGCTGGCGCCGGGGCCGGTGCTCACCTCGCGGCTGCCGCTGCGCGATCTGGACGTGCTGCACACCATGCACCCCTTCCTGGCCGGCCAGCTGGCCCTGCGGTGGGCCCGGCTGTCCGGCGCCCCGGTCGTGTACACGGCCCACACCCAGTACGACGAATACCTGCACTACGCCCCGGTACCGCCCCGCCTGGGCCGGGCGATCATCCGCCCCCACATCAGCGCCTTCGCGCGGCGCGTGCAGGCGGTGCTGGCCCCCGGTCAGGCCATGGTGGACATGCTGCGCGAGTACGGCTACGCGGGCCACGTGCAGGTCTTTCCGAATCCGGTCGAGTTGTCGGCGTTCCGGGATGTAGACGGGGCGGCCGTGCGCACGCAGTACCACATCCCGCAGGACGCGCCGCTGATCGTGTCGGTCGGCCGACTGGCCCCGGAGAAGAACCTGGACACGCTGCTGCACGCCTTCAATGTGGCCCGCGCCAGCCGCCCCGAGCTGCGCCTGCTGGTCGTCGGGGACGGCCCCAGCCGCGCTGGCCTGCAACAGACCGCCCCCGAGGGCGTGAGCTTCAGCGGGCCGCTGCCCTATGCCCAGATTCCCGCCGTGCTGGGGGCCGCCGACGTCTTCCTGACCGCCAGCACCAGCGAGGTGCTTCCCATGAGCATGATCGAGGCCCTGGCCGCCGGCGTGCCCCTGGTCGCGGCCCGCAGCCCCGCCGCCCTGGATCTGATTCAGGACGGCGTGAACGGCACCGTCCGGGCCGCCACCCCCCAGGCCCTGGCCGATGGCCTGCTGGCCGCGCTGGAACCGGGAACGCTCCCGGCATGGAAGACCCACGCCCGCAAGAGTGCCGCCGCGTATGACCTGGGAAGCCGCACGGCCGCGCTGGAGGACATCTACCGGGCGGTCATCGGTCAGAAAACAGGACGCCGCACGGTGACGTGA
- the murJ gene encoding murein biosynthesis integral membrane protein MurJ produces MEFPGDVTPRSPRRSLRVNTLIVMAGTLGSRLSGIVRQQIINLFDTSLTDAFNVAVKVPNLLRELLAEGALVNSFIPIYKSLDAVERRKLAQSFSGVMIAVNLILMAVGILAAPWIVGVLTAADSNIDRAVAVYMTQLVMPFLTLISLSAVAMGLLNADEHFRESSFAPVAFNLASIVALLLLPDTATWLAFGWLIGGVAQLVVQLPALSRFGLLPTPSLSGHPALRRVLVQMAPFTLTAGARQILNVYVTRLLTNSAQFGSGTQTGYGNAEALFTTVNGLFVVSPVLAMFPRFAQHAAEKDWGAFRSLTAQAIRATTFLAAPMSALLVALAPYAVSLFNLGRGYDVGKFQAGAGILTGWALALLPWALVTVLLRTFYARERTREAVVVSAVGFVVEVGLYALLVPPLGFLGFGVSTALSGTLMTAALIVMYRRTLAFPGQEVAAHLIRVVPLSVVAGLVAWLVSRVLPAPGFIVPGALGLAVAGGIGLGVYLAGALAIRMPEMGGLLRRLRR; encoded by the coding sequence CTGGAGTTTCCGGGAGACGTGACGCCGCGCTCGCCCCGGCGGTCGCTGCGGGTGAACACGCTGATCGTCATGGCGGGCACGCTGGGCTCGCGGCTGTCGGGCATCGTGCGCCAGCAGATCATCAACCTGTTCGACACGTCGCTGACCGACGCCTTCAACGTGGCGGTCAAGGTGCCGAACCTGCTGCGCGAACTGCTGGCCGAGGGCGCGCTGGTCAACTCGTTCATCCCGATCTACAAGTCGCTGGACGCGGTGGAACGGCGCAAGCTCGCGCAGTCGTTCAGTGGCGTGATGATCGCCGTGAACCTGATCCTGATGGCCGTGGGCATCCTGGCCGCGCCGTGGATCGTGGGTGTCCTGACGGCGGCGGACTCCAACATTGACCGGGCGGTGGCGGTGTACATGACGCAGCTCGTCATGCCGTTCCTGACCCTGATCAGCCTGTCGGCCGTGGCGATGGGCCTGCTGAACGCCGACGAGCACTTCCGCGAGAGCAGTTTCGCGCCCGTGGCCTTCAACCTGGCGAGCATCGTGGCGCTGCTGCTGCTGCCCGACACGGCGACGTGGCTGGCCTTCGGGTGGCTGATCGGCGGGGTGGCGCAGCTGGTGGTGCAGCTCCCGGCCCTGAGCCGCTTCGGCCTGCTGCCCACGCCGTCGCTGTCGGGGCACCCGGCGCTGCGGCGCGTGCTGGTGCAGATGGCCCCGTTCACCCTGACGGCGGGGGCACGCCAGATCCTGAACGTGTACGTGACGCGCCTGCTGACCAACAGCGCCCAGTTCGGCTCCGGCACCCAGACGGGCTACGGCAACGCCGAGGCGCTGTTCACGACGGTCAACGGGCTGTTCGTCGTGTCGCCGGTGCTGGCGATGTTCCCCCGCTTCGCGCAGCACGCCGCCGAGAAGGACTGGGGAGCGTTCCGCAGCCTGACCGCTCAGGCGATCCGCGCCACGACCTTCCTGGCCGCGCCGATGAGCGCGCTGCTGGTCGCGCTGGCTCCCTACGCGGTCAGCCTGTTCAACCTGGGGCGCGGCTACGACGTGGGCAAGTTCCAGGCGGGCGCGGGCATCCTGACCGGCTGGGCGCTGGCCCTCCTTCCCTGGGCGCTGGTGACGGTGCTGCTGCGCACCTTCTACGCCCGCGAACGCACCCGCGAGGCCGTGGTGGTCAGCGCGGTGGGCTTCGTGGTGGAGGTCGGCCTGTACGCCCTGCTGGTGCCGCCCCTGGGCTTCCTGGGCTTCGGCGTCAGCACCGCCCTGAGCGGCACGCTGATGACGGCCGCCCTGATCGTCATGTACCGCCGCACCCTGGCCTTCCCCGGGCAGGAGGTCGCCGCCCACCTGATCCGCGTCGTGCCGCTGTCGGTGGTGGCCGGACTGGTCGCGTGGCTGGTCTCCCGCGTGCTGCCCGCGCCGGGCTTCATCGTGCCGGGGGCGCTGGGGCTGGCGGTGGCCGGCGGCATCGGCCTGGGCGTGTACCTCGCCGGTGCCCTGGCCATCCGTATGCCCGAGATGGGCGGGCTGCTGCGGCGTCTGCGGCGGTAA
- the pgm gene encoding phosphoglucomutase (alpha-D-glucose-1,6-bisphosphate-dependent) has product MTLSELAGQTAPQSLLTNIPRLVAHYYETKPLASDPLQRVAFGTSGHRGTSLAGTFNENHIMAVSQAVAEHRASQGIAGPLYMGLDTHALSEPAWMTALQVLVANGVRVRVQPGSFTPTPLVSHAILEHNRRGTDGTADGIVITPSHNPPQDGGFKYNPPSGGPADTDVTKVVQARANQILEDELRDVQRVSLEDAMAGLEEFDFITPYVEQLGTVIDLDAIKQSGVHIGVDPLGGASLPVWQAIQARYGLNLEIVNTIIDPSFAFMSVDRDGKIRMDCSSPYAMAGLLRLKDDFDVAIGNDPDSDRHGIVTADGLMNPNHYLAVMIEYLFQNRPGWRADAAIGKTLVSSALIDRVGAGIGRKVVEVPVGFKYFVSGLLDGSFGFGGEESAGASFLRMDGGAWSTDKDGLIPGLLAAEMTAKTGKTPSQRFADLTAKYGATAYDRQDAPATPDQKKILGNLSPEQVTATTLGGDPITAKLTRAPGNGEPIGGLKVTTDQAWFAARPSGTEDVYKIYAESFRGADHLKQVMDEARDVVGAALGGK; this is encoded by the coding sequence ATGACCCTCAGCGAACTGGCCGGCCAGACCGCCCCTCAGAGCCTGCTGACGAACATCCCGCGCCTCGTCGCGCACTACTACGAGACCAAACCCCTCGCCAGCGACCCCCTGCAGCGCGTCGCGTTCGGCACCAGCGGGCACCGCGGCACGTCCCTGGCCGGCACCTTCAACGAGAACCACATCATGGCCGTGTCGCAGGCCGTCGCCGAGCACCGCGCCTCACAGGGCATCGCCGGGCCGCTGTACATGGGCCTCGACACGCACGCCCTGTCGGAACCCGCGTGGATGACCGCGCTGCAGGTGCTCGTCGCCAACGGCGTGCGGGTGCGGGTGCAGCCGGGCAGCTTCACGCCCACGCCCCTGGTCAGCCACGCGATCCTGGAACACAACCGGCGCGGCACGGACGGCACCGCCGACGGCATCGTCATCACGCCCAGCCACAACCCCCCGCAGGACGGCGGCTTCAAGTACAACCCGCCCAGCGGCGGCCCCGCCGACACCGACGTCACGAAGGTCGTGCAGGCGCGCGCCAACCAGATCCTGGAGGACGAACTGCGCGACGTGCAGCGCGTGTCCCTGGAAGACGCCATGGCGGGCCTGGAGGAGTTCGACTTCATCACGCCGTACGTCGAGCAACTCGGCACGGTCATCGACCTTGACGCGATCAAACAGAGCGGCGTCCACATCGGCGTCGATCCGCTGGGCGGGGCGAGCCTGCCGGTGTGGCAGGCCATCCAGGCGCGCTACGGCCTGAACCTCGAGATCGTGAACACGATCATCGACCCCAGCTTCGCGTTCATGAGCGTCGACCGGGACGGCAAGATCCGCATGGACTGCTCCAGCCCCTACGCCATGGCCGGCCTGCTGCGCCTCAAGGACGACTTCGACGTCGCCATCGGCAACGACCCGGACAGCGACCGCCACGGCATCGTCACCGCCGACGGCCTGATGAACCCGAACCACTACCTCGCCGTCATGATTGAGTACCTGTTCCAGAACCGCCCCGGCTGGCGCGCGGACGCCGCCATCGGCAAGACCCTGGTGAGCAGCGCTCTGATCGACCGCGTGGGCGCGGGCATCGGCCGGAAGGTGGTCGAGGTGCCGGTGGGCTTCAAGTACTTCGTGAGTGGCCTGCTGGATGGCTCCTTCGGCTTCGGCGGCGAGGAGAGCGCGGGCGCGAGCTTCCTGCGCATGGACGGCGGCGCGTGGAGCACCGACAAGGACGGCCTGATTCCCGGCCTGCTCGCCGCCGAGATGACCGCGAAGACCGGGAAGACGCCCAGCCAGCGCTTCGCCGACCTGACCGCCAAGTATGGGGCCACCGCCTACGACCGCCAGGATGCGCCCGCCACGCCCGACCAGAAGAAGATTCTGGGGAACCTCTCGCCCGAGCAGGTCACGGCCACCACCCTGGGCGGCGACCCGATCACCGCGAAGCTCACGCGGGCACCCGGCAATGGCGAACCCATCGGCGGCCTGAAGGTCACCACCGATCAGGCGTGGTTCGCCGCCCGCCCCAGCGGCACCGAGGACGTGTACAAGATCTACGCCGAGAGCTTCCGGGGCGCAGACCATCTGAAACAGGTCATGGACGAGGCGCGGGATGTGGTGGGGGCGGCGCTGGGGGGGAAGTAG